From Bacteroidales bacterium, a single genomic window includes:
- a CDS encoding putative toxin-antitoxin system toxin component, PIN family, producing MRNRKVILDTNIWISFLISRNLNSLDKHLINRSITLIFSEELLQEFISVAKRPKFKKYFSDNDINELLRLFDIYGKFVNVVSEINGCRDKKDNFLLNLAIDSNADYLVTGDGDLLDIKKINNTEIIKINKFLEII from the coding sequence ATGAGGAATAGAAAAGTTATTTTAGATACTAATATTTGGATTAGTTTTCTTATCTCTCGAAATTTAAACAGTCTGGATAAGCACCTTATCAACAGAAGTATTACTCTCATATTTTCTGAAGAATTATTACAAGAGTTTATCAGTGTTGCAAAAAGACCAAAATTTAAGAAGTATTTTTCTGATAATGATATAAATGAATTGTTGCGATTATTTGATATATACGGAAAATTTGTAAATGTAGTATCTGAAATTAATGGATGTAGAGATAAAAAAGATAACTTCCTTTTAAATTTAGCAATTGACAGTAATGCTGATTATTTAGTAACAGGAGATGGTGATTTATTAGATATTAAAAAAATCAATAATACAGAAATAATTAAAATTAATAAGTTTTTAGAAATAATTTAA